From a single Fusarium fujikuroi IMI 58289 draft genome, chromosome FFUJ_chr03 genomic region:
- a CDS encoding related to tuberin has translation MLRRLASLSHKDSNETSHEHMSPQPGDGPSSPDTSRQGGLAHVLRGLTSSKLSKSSPSIASPSSANAQPTAEFVHAPAPAVSTNPPHGLSSSHMESFELLKNGSPNERIAAANSLKYAIAEYPLNPVLDIWYAAKDLIDPAKPAAARAAGWELLTECVKHEASSDLERQEYFTTLSAPANSEDFHLQLAALVDLTRRGRVLTGFDYELLPLLTNWLWESYNVVRAARRKASRSSKGASRNRAVASGEEKNLAQLFNFLIDVIKFSFNNADESAVTGLIDRLLAICMSTSVEEDLRSCIAVIDAIVTFGSIPEDKLKGCVQVLSSIYCMVGSLQKDSWNTLSNLFKSHNGQATTRILLDILRNNPTDGAKEKDVNREIRGALAVLQKVLSKSPENGYPGIPFALLADGLTIVAKTGTSIKTLTAILQLLNALFDDGNGHIHRLIIDEDWSVILEAAATCSKRAIPGPRDSDGYRSPVRDEKPEEALSQELIILIKQLDVLINQKSDVFIPRATIISFLTEVHQFLPDETASSVLNYFQQFRCCSPSDLQWEENLTLVLKGFFGNRDRSSQIRLRALETIMDAYEVVDLVGDDPEESFIPQLAKSILQDVSEEMDVLVLEGIMSLMVSVVVSCDMELFDYIIDALRGIVIGDRLKSPIPSSASHSPFAQGSSEEHLPQGQSPSNVVAKGYVKIFVQTMDYDSGKSLRLYHALINIVKSSHCEVDARLTAMKLLFRLRADWANRIFITKTLETNFVAASLCRTPETYAKKQAEEAAQSIRLLRNEHVGSSRSARGISFSQGQGHERGMPVRSASVAAGSGLLGNSGSAARYHQLWSLPDPEALPDTVTGVFSPVLVSHSPGSAELVMDEEVQETKTNIEATALDIAAWLEAVLGLLHGCDWEVYSFALVHLPSQLSNHAIFRDAIPQIQELRRLICEQIRTNSFQEPPNASGLRRADVAICLFHSLTMILSYHDHFQKGDEDEIVKTFVHGIATWERSAKCCIHALSICCHELPLSTSKSLVQLLTKMSTIITQPYVSIHILEFLACLSRLHNVYVNFREEEYKIVFGICIRYLQSVRDKKASNRNSHASEPSTPATSTGNLSDAVHPSATDDLPQYVYALAYHVILFWFLALKLPDRATLVGWLVRNIYNEIEDAHTDNEQALTSIDFMQRYTYADVEESSQDPLFTSDRFGEIIKKRWLVGYSIVTVNQATTTGWAQIVKRQPSGTSAFTIRETFDPPPPHQTPNYVDISREGQVSTNTILPSHIMVQLMSSIPQGHDLARPIPLPEDDAVERAIRVFDRSSTVDGHKVGVIYIGEGQTDEVEILGNVSGSSDYMEFLNNLGTLTKLKGATFNTHGLDREFDSDGQYTFCWRDRVTEIVFHVTTQMPTNLEHDPRCTMKKRHIGNDFVNIVFNDSGLPFKFDTFPGDFNFVHIVITPASRASFIAARDASKHSQPFYRVQVLSKPGFPEISPASEMKIVSLKALPGLIRLLALNASVFSHVWANREGGEHVSSWRSRLRAIKRLREKYTPSKSGQITPSASQNSSLGGAPPLHQQQQFLPQGDMSSSRPASTVRDSFTSLRRTSVATFFTSTSEQTSHRSSMLSSTTTNDTEIGPFHGQDSHTDTVDFSKWA, from the coding sequence ATGCTGCGCCGATTAGCCTCACTTAGTCACAAAGACTCCAACGAGACTTCACACGAGCACATGTCACCGCAGCCAGGAGATGGTCCATCATCCCCAGATACGTCCCGTCAGGGTGGCCTTGCCCATGTCCTCCGGGGTCTGACAAGTTCTAAGCTCTCCAAATCCTCGCCATCTATAGCATCACCCTCTTCAGCAAACGCCCAGCCGACCGCCGAGTTCGTTCATGCTCCAGCCCCAGCCGTCTCCACCAACCCACCTCATGGGCTGTCCTCTAGTCACATGGAGTcctttgagcttctcaagaatgGCTCACCCAACGAGCGCATTGCTGCCGCCAACTCGTTGAAATACGCAATTGCCGAGTACCCTCTCAATCCTGTCTTGGATATTTGGTATGCTGCGAAAGACCTTATCGATCCCGCAAAACCTGCAGCAGCACGGGCAGCTGGTTGGGAGCTCCTTACGGAGTGTGTGAAGCACGAGGCCTCCTCTGATCTTGAACGGCAAGAATATTTCACAACCCTATCGGCGCCTGCAAACTCGGAGGATTTTCACCTACAGTTGGCTGCTCTTGTTGACCTAACCCGGCGGGGCCGAGTTTTGACAGGCTTCGATTATGAGCTTCTTCCCCTTTTGACTAATTGGCTATGGGAATCTTATAACGTGGTGCGTGCAGCTAGAAGGAAAGCGTCCCGGAGTTCAAAGGGCGCTTCTCGAAATCGTGCTGTCGCTTCTGGTGAAGAAAAGAACCTCGCTCAGTTATTCAATTTTCTCATCGACGTCATAaagttcagcttcaacaatgCAGATGAATCTGCGGTGACAGGATTGATCGATCGACTACTGGCAATTTGCATGAGCACAAGCGTGGAAGAGGATCTCAGATCGTGCATAGCGGTCATTGATGCAATTGTGACATTTGGGTCTATCCCAGAAGATAAGCTCAAAGGCTGTGTTCAAGTGCTCAGCTCTATCTATTGCATGGTGGGAAGCCTTCAAAAAGACTCCTGGAACACACTCTCAAATCTGTTCAAAAGCCATAATGGACAGGCGACCACCCGCATTTTATTGGATATTCTACGAAATAATCCTACGGACGgggccaaggagaaggatgttAACCGAGAGATACGCGGCGCTCTTGCCGTACTGCAAAAGGTTCTGTCCAAAAGTCCGGAGAACGGCTATCCGGGGATACCTTTCGCGTTACTGGCGGATGGTCTTACAATAGTTGCGAAAACTGGCACTTCCATCAAAACTTTGACAGCTATTCTTCAGTTGCTTAACGCTCTATTTGACGATGGCAATGGCCACATACATCGCTTGATCATCGACGAGGACTGGTCGGTAATACTCGAGGCTGCCGCGACATGTTCCAAACGAGCAATACCTGGGCCGCGCGACTCTGATGGATACCGGAGTCCTGTGAGGGACGAGAAGCCTGAGGAAGCTCTGAGCCAAGAACTTATAATCCTCATCAAACAGCTTGATGTGCTCATTAACCAAAAATCGGATGTGTTTATTCCTCGGGCAACCATTATTTCGTTTCTAACCGAAGTCCATCAATTTCTCCCTGACGAAACTGCATCGTCTGTCTTGAATTACTTTCAGCAGTTCAGATGCTGTTCACCTTCAGATCTCCAATGGGAAGAAAATCTAACCTTGGTTTTAAAAGGATTCTTTGGCAACAGAGATCGGTCCTCACAGATCAGGCTTCGAGCCTTGGAAACCATCATGGATGCCTACGAAGTCGTGGATCTAGTTGGCGACGACCCCGAAGAGAGTTTCATCCCACAACTGGCTAAGAGCATCCTTCAAGATGTTtctgaagagatggatgttTTGGTCCTTGAAGGAATCATGTCGCTCATGGTTTCAGTTGTAGTATCGTGTGACATGGAGTTATTCGATTATATCATCGATGCCCTCCGAGGCATCGTCATTGGCGACAGGCTCAAATCACCAATTCCATCGTCAGCATCTCATAGTCCGTTCGCTCAAGGATCTTCGGAAGAACACCTGCCACAAGGACAGTCGCCCTCAAACGTGGTTGCCAAGGGCTACGTGAAGATATTTGTGCAGACTATGGATTACGACAGTGGGAAATCCTTGAGGCTATATCATGCGTTGATAAACATTGTGAAGTCGAGTCACTGCGAGGTCGATGCTCGGTTGACCGCTATGAAGCTCTTATTTAGGCTGCGTGCCGATTGGGCCAACCGAATTTTCATCACAAAGACACTTGAGACTAATTTTGTTGCCGCCTCCTTGTGTCGAACCCCGGAAACATACGCCAAGAAgcaggctgaggaggctgcACAATCTATACGCTTGTTAAGAAATGAACATGTTGGGTCGTCCAGGTCTGCTCGCGGTATTTCGTTTagccaagggcaaggccaTGAAAGAGGCATGCCCGTTCGGTCTGCAAGTGTCGCTGCTGGAAGTGGCCTACTCGGCAATAGTGGTAGTGCAGCTCGCTATCATCAACTTTGGAGCCTTCCGGACCCAGAGGCTCTGCCTGACACCGTGACCGGCGTGTTTAGTCCAGTTCTAGTTTCTCACAGCCCTGGCTCCGCTGAACTCGTgatggatgaagaagtccaagagaCCAAAACGAATATTGAGGCTACTGCCCTCGATATTGCCGCTTGGCTCGAGGCTGTCCTTGGCCTGTTGCACGGTTGCGACTGGGAGGTGTACAGTTTTGCACTGGTTCACCTTCCATCACAGCTCAGTAATCATGCCATTTTCAGAGACGCCATTCCCCAGATTCAGGAGCTACGAAGACTCATTTGCGAGCAAATCCGAACCAACTCCTTTCAAGAGCCTCCAAATGCATCAGGGTTGAGGCGAGCTGATGTGGCGATTTGTCTCTTCCACAGTTTAACGATGATTCTCAGTTACCATGACCACTTTCAAAAgggcgatgaggatgaaatAGTCAAAACATTTGTTCATGGCATCGCCACTTGGGAGCGGAGTGCAAAATGCTGCATCCATGCTTTGTCTATATGCTGTCATGAATTGCCACTCTCAACAAGCAAATCACTGGTTCAGCTGTTGACCAAGATGTCTACTATCATCACCCAGCCTTATGTCTCCATCCACATCCTCGAGTTCCTGGCTTGTCTGAGCCGTTTACACAACGTGTATGTCAACTTCAGAGAAGAGGAGTACAAGATTGTGTTTGGAATTTGCATTCGCTATCTGCAATCTGTGAGGGACAAAAAGGCTTCCAACAGGAACAGTCATGCCAGTGAACCGTCTACTCCAGCAACCTCAACGGGCAACCTTTCGGATGCCGTACACCCAAGCGCGACAGACGATTTACCACAGTATGTGTATGCATTAGCATACCATGTGATACTTTTCTGGTTCCTTGCGTTAAAACTGCCAGACCGTGCCACCCTGGTTGGTTGGCTTGTCAGGAATATATATAACGAGATTGAAGATGCGCACACGGATAACGAACAAGCACTCACTTCAATCGACTTCATGCAAAGGTATACATACGCTGATGTGGAGGAATCATCCCAAGACCCTCTCTTTACATCGGATCGATTCGGAGAGATCATAAAGAAGAGATGGTTGGTTGGTTACAGCATCGTCACAGTAAACCAGGCCACGACCACTGGCTGGGCTCAAATTGTCAAGAGACAGCCTTCAGGCACCTCGGCCTTCACGATTCGAGAAACGTTTGATCCACCGCCTCCGCATCAAACACCTAATTACGTGGATATCAGCAGGGAGGGACAAGTCTCGACGAATACTATCTTGCCTAGTCACATCATGGTACAACTGATGTCGTCCATCCCTCAAGGTCATGATCTAGCGCGACCTATTCCGCTCCCTGAGGATGATGCCGTTGAAAGGGCCATTCGAGTCTTTGATCGAAGCTCTACTGTTGATGGGCACAAAGTCGGTGTCATATACATCGGAGAGGGACAGactgatgaagttgagattcTTGGGAATGTGTCTGGTAGCAGCGATTACATGGAGTTCCTCAACAATCTTGGCACAttgaccaagctcaaggggGCGACGTTCAACACTCATGGACTCGATCGCGAATTTGACTCTGATGGCCAGTATACTTTTTGCTGGCGAGATCGTGTCACAGAAATCGTGTTTCACGTCACCACACAGATGCCTACGAACCTTGAACATGACCCACGTTGCACAATGAAGAAACGCCATATTGGCAATGATTTTGTTAACATTGTGTTCAACGATTCGGGTCTGCCTTTCAAATTTGATACTTTCCCGGGCGACTTCAATTTTGTCCATATTGTCATTACACCAGCGTCAAGGGCTTCGTTTATTGCTGCTAGAGACGCTTCCAAACACAGTCAGCCCTTTTATCGCGTTCAGGTCTTGAGCAAGCCAGGTTTCCCTGAGATCTCGCCTGCCTCAGAGATGAAAATTGTGTCACTTAAGGCTCTCCCAGGTCTGATCCGTTTGTTGGCTCTTAATGCTTCGGTGTTCTCTCACGTCTGGGCCAACCGTGAGGGCGGTGAGCATGTCAGCTCGTGGAGAAGTCGCCTCCGTGCTATCAAAAGGCTTCGGGAGAAATACACACCATCAAAATCCGGGCAAATAACACCATCGGCTTCACAGAATTCATCTCTCGGGGGTGCGCCTCCGTtgcaccaacagcagcagttcCTGCCACAGGGAGATATGTCGTCGTCGCGACCAGCCAGCACCGTCCGCGATAGCTTTACGAGTTTACGTCGTACAAGTGTAGCCACCTTTTTCACAAGCACAAGTGAGCAGACCTCACATCGATCCTCAATGTTATCATCTACAACAACAAACGACACCGAGATTGGTCCATTTCACGGGCAGGATTCCCACACTGACACCGTCGACTTTTCCAAGTGGGCCTAA
- a CDS encoding related to beta-N-acetylglucosaminidase, translated as MSTIQSQSSPATLLWDHQDLIPLQKNLGDEDLVLLLTPAVVPLDQSLANASDPFEPLGKALARTHPWIRHVPYTKERGITGIHVAFIKRARVVIFVLTGFSTEEGLFQLELAEVAREVCEERPLVLVACCEVSEKGAREYGFPTIIQCPGYFAADLQAVAVLLTSERPATEATPPTGNSPPPPTWSLLKWDYDKDLPETHSLWEACLPSKFYLNRSTLGSLLKRDGYAMHYMVREPNQGQAVGFCATFTTFTDSSGDRLIGSVAAIIVHKDFRGQGVGRFLHNEVVSKLNKIRGVGIIQLGSTFPRLLYGLPAPEADTEWFEKRGWNMKESTPGNGRRVLDWLLRFADHPIPDLASAGLTFRPCQLIDYEKVVEMANKESQKRYGFGWYDQYAKTMDSCYMNDIVVGLEGENLVAAAITYFPNNGSPCGADIPWPASIGQSIGGVSCICIKDEDPDMVNRRDSVATRLLLACRQTLSERGMVGMFVDGSRSDENVLQSLGQ; from the exons ATGTCAACTATACAAAGCCAGAGCTCACCGGCTACTTTGCTATGGGATCACCAAGACTTGATTCCTCTTCAAAAGAACCTAGGTGACGAGGATTTGGTCTTGTTATTAACACCTGCTGTTGTCCCTTTAGACCAGAGTCTTGCCAATGCAAGTGACCCTTTCGAGCCTCTCGGCAAAGCACTTGCACGCACACATCCATGGATCCGGCATGTTCCCTATACTAAGGAGCGTGGAATTACCGGCATTCATGTGGCATTCATCAAGAGAGCACGAGTCGTTATCTTCGTGCTGACTGGCTTCTCGACAGAGGAAGGTTTATTTCAGCTTGAACTCGCCGAGGTTGCTCGCGAGGTGTGTGAAGAACGCCCTTTAGTGCTTGTAGCCTGCTGTGAAGTTTCGGAAAAGGGGGCCCGCGAGTATGGTTTCCCAACTATCATTCAGTGTCCTGGGTACTTTGCGGCAGACTTACAAGCCGTCGCCGTTCTTTTGACAAGTGAACGACCGGCAACAGAGGCCACGCCGCCGACCGGTaactctcctcctccgccaaCTTGGTCGCTCCTAAAATGGGACTACGACAAAGATCTTCCAGAAACCCACTCTTTATGGGAAGCATGTTTGCCTTCCAAATTCTATCTAAATCGCTCGACTCTTGGTTCTCTCTTGAAACGCGATGGATATGCCATGCATTACATGGTCAGAGAACCCAATCAAGGGCAGGCCGTTGGATTTTGTGCAACATTCACAACGTTTACGGATAGCAGCGGCGACCGACTGATTGGATCAGTAGCTGCTATCATCGTTCACAAAGACTTTCGGGGTCAAGGTGTTGGGCGCTTCCTCCACAACGAAGTCGTGAGCAAACTTAACAAGATTCGAGGTGTCGGAATCATTCAACTTGGAAGCACATTTCCAAGGTTGCTTTACGGTCTGCCCGCACCCGAAGCCGATACGGAGTGGTTCGAAAAACGAGGTTGGAACATGAAGGAATCAACACCTGGAAACGGGCGGCGGGTGCTCGACTGGCTGTTGAGATTTGCCGACCATCCAATTCCTGATCTGGCTTCCGCTGGCTTGACGTTCAGGCCATGCCAGCTAATAGATTACGAGAAGGTTGTCGAGATGGCAAACAAGGAGTCGCAGAAGAGATATGGGTTTGGGTGGTACGACCAATACGCCAAAACTATGGACAGTTGCTATATGAATGACATTGTAGTCGGGCTTGAAGGGGAGAATCTGGTTGCTGCAGCAATAACATATTTTCCAAATAATGGGAGCCCTTGCGGCGCAGATATTCCATGGCCAGCCTCAATCGGACAGAGCATTGGAGGAGTTTCgtgcatctgcatcaaag ACGAAGACCCGGATATGGTCAATCGCCGTGACTCAGTGGCTACGAGATTGCTCCTAGCTTGTCGGCAGACCCTGAGTGAGAGAGGAATGGTTGGAATGTTTGTTGATGGCAGCAGATCGGACGAAAATGTCCTGCAGTCTTTAGGTCAGTAA